One Microbacterium keratanolyticum DNA window includes the following coding sequences:
- a CDS encoding NUDIX hydrolase: MPDIHVSAAIIRDATGRVLVVRKNGTTRFMQPGGKPEAGETAAETLVRELHEELGLVCAVEDLTPLGVFISAAANEPGHRVVATAFSMTAEEDDVQVQAEIAELRWITPTDARTLPLAPLSEEHLLPIAWG, encoded by the coding sequence ATGCCTGACATCCACGTCTCCGCAGCCATCATCCGTGATGCGACGGGCCGTGTGCTCGTGGTGCGCAAGAACGGGACGACGCGCTTCATGCAGCCGGGCGGCAAGCCCGAGGCCGGCGAGACCGCCGCTGAGACCCTGGTGCGTGAACTCCACGAGGAGCTCGGCCTCGTCTGTGCCGTCGAAGACCTCACCCCGCTGGGCGTCTTCATCTCCGCCGCCGCCAACGAGCCCGGGCACCGGGTGGTCGCGACGGCCTTCTCGATGACCGCCGAGGAGGACGACGTCCAGGTCCAGGCTGAGATCGCGGAGTTGCGATGGATCACGCCGACCGACGCGCGCACGCTGCCGCTGGCCCCGCTCAGCGAAGAGCACCTGCTGCCGATCGCCTGGGGCTGA
- a CDS encoding RNA polymerase sigma factor: MTTPDNAHQPDGFSRPLEGTGDADLVLRSRSGDAEAFGELWQRHYRSGIVVARATTSVLDADDLVQEAYTRIYQAIQAGGGPTGSFRAYLFTSIRNTAASWGRARREDPIDEFDAIPDPQTTEAGVGEALDHSLTATAFRSLPTRWQEVLWYTEIERMKPAAVGALLGMSAGATSQLAFRAREGLREAWIQAHLHAAGSEPDCAWTIERLGAYSRGNLSGRDRTKLDAHLKDCQRCVIVAAEAKDVSHRLALVLVPLVLGVSGGSAYLAALQHGTATSIPLAAMPSSVMDGAAYLGAAPGIDATAHATSGAGGQTVGAGGAASGAGGAASSGGIISGIGALVGVGSAALVVAGAVVAAAVVPGLLLAPSATSLPVAGELGGPGIVAEVAPDADAGERPLVIVPNASTPRTRSGQDPRAEAPLADAPTSTTPPVTPPEQTAPPVDPDPTDPTDPTDPGVTDPGVTDPGETEPGETDPTDPTEPTDPTDPTDPGTTDPGTTDPGTTDPTDPGTTDPTDPTDLGTTDPGTTDPGTTDPTEPGIPVGALPTVGTPTITCDASPRLFRWAEYAFPVSGIPSTEVELLVDGFVGPRTALDETGTGTVVLRTTALDWLLDAFVQFRYVTASDDAAKTPTVALSSFGSTTHCLIDGEPATETDENAPTEATDPPPSAPAAPTDEAPPVPAARVESTTDSSRADESASADTPTGDPNAGETAVEDPVAESPLAEQSVMNEPAADVAPDSTAAVAD; encoded by the coding sequence ATGACTACGCCTGACAACGCACACCAGCCCGACGGTTTCTCACGACCCCTCGAGGGCACCGGCGATGCGGATCTTGTCCTGCGTTCCCGCTCCGGGGATGCTGAGGCGTTCGGGGAACTCTGGCAGCGCCACTACCGTTCGGGCATCGTCGTCGCCCGCGCGACGACGTCGGTGCTCGACGCTGATGATCTCGTGCAAGAGGCCTACACCCGCATCTATCAGGCGATCCAGGCAGGAGGCGGACCCACAGGATCGTTCCGCGCGTACCTGTTCACAAGCATCCGGAACACGGCCGCGTCCTGGGGCCGCGCGCGCCGCGAAGATCCGATCGACGAGTTCGACGCGATTCCCGATCCCCAGACCACCGAGGCCGGAGTCGGCGAGGCTCTCGACCACAGCCTGACCGCCACCGCGTTCCGCAGCCTGCCCACTCGCTGGCAGGAGGTGCTCTGGTACACCGAGATCGAGCGCATGAAGCCCGCCGCGGTGGGTGCACTGCTCGGGATGTCCGCCGGCGCGACCTCGCAGCTCGCCTTCCGCGCCCGCGAAGGACTCCGTGAGGCCTGGATCCAGGCCCACCTGCACGCGGCGGGATCAGAGCCCGACTGCGCGTGGACGATCGAGCGGCTCGGCGCGTACTCACGCGGCAATCTGAGCGGCAGGGATCGCACCAAGCTCGACGCGCATCTCAAGGACTGCCAGCGCTGTGTGATCGTCGCGGCCGAGGCGAAGGATGTCTCACACCGTCTGGCGCTCGTCCTGGTTCCGCTCGTCCTCGGCGTCTCCGGCGGCTCGGCGTACCTGGCTGCCCTGCAGCACGGCACCGCGACCTCGATTCCGCTCGCGGCGATGCCGTCGTCAGTCATGGATGGTGCGGCGTACCTCGGTGCCGCCCCCGGCATCGACGCCACTGCGCACGCGACGTCCGGCGCCGGCGGGCAGACCGTCGGTGCAGGAGGCGCAGCATCCGGGGCCGGCGGCGCGGCCAGCTCCGGAGGCATCATCTCGGGGATCGGCGCCCTCGTCGGCGTGGGCTCCGCGGCGCTCGTCGTCGCCGGCGCAGTCGTCGCCGCGGCCGTCGTGCCGGGGCTGCTTCTCGCCCCCAGCGCGACATCGCTTCCGGTCGCGGGCGAACTCGGCGGCCCGGGGATCGTCGCCGAGGTGGCCCCTGATGCAGATGCGGGTGAGCGCCCGCTGGTGATCGTCCCGAACGCTTCCACGCCCCGGACGCGCAGCGGCCAGGACCCGCGTGCCGAGGCCCCGCTCGCCGATGCCCCGACGTCGACGACGCCTCCGGTGACGCCGCCCGAACAGACCGCTCCTCCTGTCGACCCCGATCCCACGGACCCGACCGATCCGACCGACCCGGGTGTCACGGATCCGGGAGTCACGGATCCTGGGGAGACCGAGCCGGGCGAGACGGATCCGACCGATCCCACGGAGCCGACCGATCCCACAGATCCCACGGACCCTGGGACCACCGATCCCGGCACCACGGATCCGGGCACCACAGATCCCACGGACCCCGGTACAACGGATCCCACCGATCCGACGGACCTTGGCACGACAGACCCCGGCACCACCGATCCCGGCACCACGGACCCAACAGAGCCCGGAATCCCCGTGGGTGCGCTTCCGACCGTGGGCACGCCGACCATCACCTGCGATGCTTCTCCCCGTCTCTTCCGATGGGCAGAATACGCGTTCCCCGTGTCTGGCATCCCGAGCACCGAAGTGGAGCTGCTCGTCGACGGGTTCGTCGGCCCGCGTACGGCCCTCGATGAGACGGGTACCGGCACGGTCGTGCTGCGCACCACGGCTCTGGACTGGCTCTTGGATGCGTTCGTCCAGTTCCGGTACGTCACCGCGTCCGACGACGCAGCGAAGACCCCCACCGTGGCGCTGAGCTCCTTCGGCAGCACCACGCACTGTCTGATCGACGGTGAACCTGCCACAGAGACCGACGAGAACGCGCCCACCGAGGCCACCGACCCGCCGCCGAGCGCACCTGCCGCGCCGACGGATGAGGCCCCGCCCGTCCCGGCTGCGCGTGTGGAATCCACGACGGACAGCAGCCGCGCTGACGAGTCCGCCAGCGCGGACACCCCCACGGGCGACCCGAACGCCGGCGAGACCGCCGTCGAGGATCCCGTCGCCGAGAGTCCCCTCGCTGAGCAGTCGGTGATGAACGAGCCGGCCGCAGACGTGGCACCCGACAGCACCGCCGCCGTCGCGGACTGA
- the nagA gene encoding N-acetylglucosamine-6-phosphate deacetylase, producing MAELTHSSVSGSLVIHSARIVSAGTIVDDGWARIEDGRFVETGTGSDWAPADTVIDAREVAGTGAILTAGFVDIHGHGGGGAAFDDGIDAIRHARAMHRAHGTTRAVVSLVTASLDALEARVAAVADLVGSDADIIGSHLEGPFLDPAHKGAHDAALLRDPAPEEVARLLAAGRGTVRQVTIAPELPGGLDAIRAIVAAGAAAAIGHTSADDAMARAAFEAGATILTHAFNAMPSIHHRAPGPVLAAAADHRVILEAIADNVHLHPHIIKLVFDSAPGRVALVTDAMAAAGSADGQYILGALEVTVDQGVARIASGSIAGSTLTQDVALRRAVEAGASLEAAVDAVTTTPAAAVGLGDQLGRVSAGYLGDAVLLTSDFTVAGVWTGAALAR from the coding sequence ATGGCAGAACTGACCCACAGCTCCGTGAGCGGCTCGCTCGTCATCCATTCGGCACGCATCGTCTCGGCGGGCACGATCGTGGATGACGGCTGGGCGCGCATCGAGGACGGGCGGTTCGTCGAGACCGGCACCGGCAGCGACTGGGCTCCGGCGGACACGGTGATCGATGCCAGGGAAGTTGCCGGCACCGGCGCCATCCTCACTGCGGGATTCGTCGACATCCACGGCCACGGGGGCGGCGGCGCGGCCTTCGACGACGGCATCGACGCGATCCGTCATGCCCGCGCGATGCACCGAGCGCATGGGACGACACGCGCGGTCGTCTCGCTCGTCACGGCATCCCTCGACGCCCTGGAGGCGCGCGTCGCCGCCGTCGCGGATCTGGTCGGCTCAGACGCGGACATCATCGGATCCCACTTGGAGGGTCCGTTCCTGGATCCTGCGCACAAGGGTGCGCACGACGCGGCACTGCTGCGCGATCCGGCTCCCGAGGAAGTCGCTCGACTGCTCGCTGCAGGCCGTGGAACCGTTCGTCAGGTGACGATCGCTCCCGAGCTCCCGGGTGGACTCGACGCGATCCGCGCGATCGTCGCCGCGGGCGCTGCGGCCGCCATCGGCCACACCAGCGCCGACGATGCCATGGCCCGTGCGGCCTTCGAGGCCGGGGCCACGATCCTCACGCATGCGTTCAACGCCATGCCCAGCATCCACCACCGCGCCCCTGGACCTGTCCTTGCCGCTGCGGCCGACCACCGCGTCATCCTCGAGGCGATCGCGGACAACGTGCACCTGCACCCGCACATCATCAAGCTCGTCTTCGATTCGGCTCCCGGACGGGTCGCACTCGTGACGGATGCGATGGCCGCCGCGGGTTCCGCAGACGGTCAGTACATCCTCGGCGCCCTTGAGGTCACGGTCGATCAGGGCGTGGCCAGGATCGCGAGCGGTTCTATCGCCGGGTCGACCCTGACACAGGATGTCGCGCTGCGCCGTGCTGTCGAGGCGGGCGCCTCCCTGGAGGCTGCCGTGGATGCCGTGACCACGACTCCGGCAGCAGCCGTCGGCCTCGGGGACCAGCTCGGTCGGGTGAGCGCCGGCTACCTCGGCGATGCCGTCCTGCTCACCTCCGACTTCACGGTCGCAGGCGTGTGGACCGGAGCCGCGCTCGCGCGTTGA
- a CDS encoding FAD-binding oxidoreductase, whose amino-acid sequence MTAHDTPVVAQLRAALGERVDTSSTALEGARADKSGQISPGAPLAVVHAESVADVQTTLRIATTTSTPVVTRGAGTGLAGGANAGPGEIVLSTLRMNRILEIRADDLLAVVEPGIINDDLATALAAQGLWWAPDPASRQISTVGGNIATGAGGLLCAKYGVVRDAVLGVDLVLADGRLVHLGHRSVKGVTGLDLTSLVIGSEGTLGVIVGATLKLRRAIPGTVCTLTATFPTVRAAAVASAAVTSAGIQPAIMELMDATSLAAVHRLLRLPEATPGAAQLTIQTDDPAASGEADQIAAVLRASGGSVTLTHDREEGERLLAVRRSMHAAMASLGNTLIEDVSVPRSALPAMFDEIARIETQHGLTIPTIAHAGDGNLHPNFIFDGDSVPDAIWRAADDLFRAAIRLGGTLTGEHGIGMLKSRWLAEELGQDQWELQRQIVRVFDPAGILNPGKVFVGASHA is encoded by the coding sequence ATGACAGCACACGACACCCCCGTCGTTGCGCAGCTGCGCGCTGCACTCGGTGAGCGTGTCGACACCTCCTCCACCGCACTCGAAGGCGCTCGCGCCGACAAGTCCGGCCAGATCTCTCCCGGCGCACCCCTCGCAGTCGTGCACGCCGAGAGCGTCGCCGACGTCCAGACGACCCTGCGCATCGCGACAACCACCTCGACGCCCGTCGTCACCCGCGGAGCCGGAACGGGACTCGCGGGCGGCGCGAACGCGGGCCCCGGAGAGATCGTCCTCTCCACCCTGCGGATGAACCGCATCCTCGAGATCCGCGCTGACGATCTGCTCGCGGTCGTCGAGCCCGGCATCATCAACGACGACCTCGCGACGGCCCTCGCCGCACAAGGGCTCTGGTGGGCCCCTGATCCCGCGAGTCGCCAGATTTCGACCGTCGGTGGCAACATCGCCACGGGCGCGGGCGGACTGCTCTGCGCGAAGTACGGCGTCGTCCGTGATGCCGTGCTGGGCGTCGATCTCGTCCTCGCTGACGGGCGCCTGGTCCATCTCGGTCACCGCAGCGTGAAAGGCGTCACCGGGCTCGACCTGACGTCGCTGGTGATCGGGTCCGAGGGCACCCTGGGCGTCATCGTCGGCGCGACGCTGAAACTGCGCCGTGCGATCCCCGGCACCGTCTGCACCCTCACAGCGACCTTCCCGACAGTGCGCGCCGCTGCCGTGGCATCCGCGGCCGTCACCTCCGCCGGCATCCAGCCGGCGATCATGGAGCTCATGGATGCGACGAGCCTCGCAGCCGTCCATCGCCTCCTTCGCCTCCCCGAGGCCACGCCCGGTGCGGCGCAGCTCACGATCCAGACCGACGACCCCGCAGCGTCAGGCGAGGCCGACCAGATCGCCGCGGTTCTGCGTGCGTCTGGCGGAAGCGTCACCCTCACTCACGACCGTGAAGAGGGCGAACGGCTGCTCGCCGTGCGTCGCTCCATGCACGCCGCGATGGCCTCACTCGGCAACACGCTCATCGAAGACGTCTCCGTTCCCCGCAGCGCTCTCCCCGCGATGTTCGACGAGATCGCCCGGATCGAGACACAGCACGGCCTCACGATCCCGACGATCGCGCACGCCGGAGATGGCAATCTGCACCCCAACTTCATCTTCGACGGCGACAGCGTCCCCGATGCCATCTGGCGGGCCGCAGACGACCTGTTCCGCGCCGCGATCCGCCTCGGCGGAACGCTGACCGGGGAACATGGGATCGGGATGCTGAAGAGCCGCTGGCTGGCCGAAGAACTCGGTCAGGACCAGTGGGAGCTGCAGCGCCAGATCGTCCGCGTCTTCGACCCCGCAGGAATCCTCAACCCCGGGAAGGTTTTCGTGGGAGCATCACATGCCTGA
- a CDS encoding family 20 glycosylhydrolase: protein MAFPESLPLIPFPTSVRRAEGALALTSARVNGPDDAVAALREGFAARTSLPFDSAASADDAQIVLQVGSTSAGTPESYELRVGDRVEITGADEAGLFYGVQTLRQLAHEVDGAWSVPHIEIDDAPRFAYRGIMLDVARHFFGVDDVKRYIDNASALKYNHLHLHLTDDQGWRLQIDAWPLLTEKAASSSALGDEGGFYTKDDYREIVRYAASKHMVLVPEVDLPGHTHAIGVAYPELVEAPVISDLLISEGERLNQPLPVAGQVYTGWGVGHSSVRIGEERTYDFVRDVLTEVAEITPGPYLHIGGDESLGTTAEDFATFVTRATRIAAETGKTPVAWHEVGAVSDIAEGTIGQYWGKVTPEGSHAEEAAHFVARGGSLIMSASDATYLDMKYGADFPLGLVWAAIINVQKAYEWEPTAVVPGVPAEAILGIEAPLWSETTRTMADVEQLVFPRAAAHAETAWSAATAPERTWDSFRARVAGLAPAWKAEGVNFYASEEIPWQN, encoded by the coding sequence ATGGCCTTTCCGGAATCCCTCCCGCTGATCCCTTTTCCGACCTCCGTGCGTCGCGCTGAGGGCGCGCTCGCGCTGACCTCCGCACGCGTGAACGGGCCGGATGACGCCGTCGCCGCGCTGCGTGAAGGGTTCGCCGCACGCACCTCGCTCCCCTTCGACAGCGCAGCGAGCGCGGATGACGCGCAGATCGTTCTCCAGGTCGGGTCGACCTCGGCGGGCACTCCCGAAAGCTACGAGCTGCGTGTCGGCGACCGTGTCGAGATCACCGGCGCCGATGAGGCCGGTCTCTTCTACGGCGTACAGACTCTCCGCCAGCTCGCGCACGAGGTCGACGGCGCATGGTCGGTCCCGCACATCGAGATCGACGACGCCCCGCGCTTCGCATACCGCGGCATCATGCTCGACGTCGCACGTCACTTCTTCGGTGTCGACGACGTCAAGCGCTACATTGACAACGCGAGCGCGCTGAAGTACAACCACCTGCACCTGCACCTCACCGATGACCAGGGCTGGCGCCTGCAGATCGACGCGTGGCCGCTGCTCACCGAGAAGGCCGCATCCTCTTCGGCACTCGGCGACGAGGGCGGCTTCTACACGAAGGACGACTACCGCGAGATCGTCCGCTACGCGGCGTCCAAGCACATGGTGCTCGTGCCCGAGGTCGATCTTCCGGGTCACACGCACGCGATCGGCGTCGCCTACCCCGAACTCGTCGAGGCTCCGGTGATCAGCGATCTCCTCATCTCTGAGGGCGAGCGTCTGAACCAGCCGCTTCCCGTGGCCGGTCAGGTCTACACGGGCTGGGGTGTCGGTCACTCCTCCGTGCGCATCGGGGAAGAGCGCACGTACGACTTCGTCCGCGACGTGCTCACCGAGGTCGCCGAGATCACGCCCGGCCCGTACCTGCACATCGGTGGTGACGAATCCCTCGGCACCACGGCAGAGGACTTCGCAACCTTCGTCACGCGCGCCACGCGCATCGCCGCCGAGACCGGCAAGACTCCCGTGGCCTGGCACGAGGTCGGCGCTGTCTCCGACATCGCCGAGGGCACGATCGGCCAGTACTGGGGCAAGGTCACTCCCGAGGGATCGCACGCCGAGGAAGCGGCGCACTTCGTCGCTCGCGGCGGCTCGCTGATCATGTCGGCATCGGATGCGACCTATCTCGACATGAAGTACGGCGCCGATTTCCCGCTCGGCCTCGTCTGGGCCGCCATCATCAACGTGCAGAAGGCCTACGAGTGGGAGCCGACCGCGGTCGTCCCCGGAGTCCCGGCCGAGGCGATCCTCGGCATCGAGGCTCCGCTGTGGTCCGAGACGACGCGCACGATGGCCGATGTCGAGCAGCTCGTCTTCCCGCGCGCTGCCGCCCACGCCGAGACCGCCTGGTCGGCGGCGACCGCACCCGAACGCACCTGGGACTCGTTCCGTGCCCGCGTCGCGGGCCTCGCTCCGGCATGGAAGGCTGAGGGGGTCAACTTCTACGCATCAGAGGAGATCCCATGGCAGAACTGA
- a CDS encoding YrdB family protein, whose translation MSSSSPSQETPGVNPPAVLDIVRVIVLIGALASLALWGAFSWPFPWNIAVAIGAPLLVLLAWALFLSPRPVLRVHPFVRALVELVIYASVTVAWWSMGQVWVGIGFAIVAIATGLVAGRRALA comes from the coding sequence ATGTCCTCGTCTTCGCCGTCCCAGGAAACTCCGGGCGTCAACCCGCCCGCCGTTCTCGACATCGTGCGCGTGATCGTTCTGATCGGCGCTCTCGCCTCGCTGGCGCTCTGGGGCGCTTTCTCCTGGCCTTTCCCGTGGAACATCGCGGTCGCCATCGGCGCCCCGCTGCTCGTGCTGCTGGCGTGGGCGCTGTTCCTGTCGCCCCGGCCGGTGCTGCGCGTGCACCCCTTCGTGCGCGCACTCGTCGAGCTTGTGATCTACGCGAGCGTCACGGTGGCCTGGTGGTCGATGGGTCAGGTGTGGGTCGGCATCGGCTTCGCCATCGTCGCGATCGCGACCGGACTCGTCGCAGGCCGCCGCGCGCTGGCATGA